The Labilibaculum sp. sequence GATTGATGATCCCGTTAAAGTGACAGGCGATACTGGTCAGCTTTGTCAGGCTTTCGACAGGAAGGATTCAAACAAGCTTCTCTTTCGCATTTTGGTTCGTAAGAATGAAATCAGTGTTGAGTTTTCTCATATACTTACCGATGGATCTGGTTTGCTGCAATTTTTGAAGGCCATTCTGATTTATTATTTTAATGAAAAAGGAATGATTCCTGCTGAGCAAATAGATCCGTTTTATACCAGCAAAGCCAGTCCCGAAGAATTCGAAGATGCCTACAACCGATACTTCAAAGAGAAAATACCACACGTAATCCGTCAGCCAAAAGCTTTTCATTTGCCTTTTGATTTGAATTCCAAACCCCGTTTTGATGTGCTTTTGGCAATGATTTCAACTAAAGAATTGAAGGAGAGAGCAAGCGAAAAATCGGTTAGTATTACCATCTTTCTGGTGGCTGTTTATCTTTTGGTGCTTCAGGATATTTTTCATGAATGTAAGGCCAAAGGAAAGGGAGTTCGTCGTAAATTGGCCAGAATTCAGGTTCCGATTAATTTGCGGAACATCTACCCAACGAAAACCATGCGAAACTTCTCCCTTTTTGTTTTACCGGAACTGGATTTTAGGTTAGGGCTTTACTCCTTCGATGAAATTGTGAAGGTTGTGCACCATAAAATGCAGCTGGAGACCGATGAAAAGCTCATCAGTAAAATTATTTCGCGTAATGTTGGCGGCGAACGAAATGTTTTTGTGAGAAGTATTCCCATTCTGTTAAAGAGCCTTGTTTTGCATGCCAAGTATTATGCCGAAGGAGCCAATCAATTTAGTGGAGTGGTAACTAATTTGGGAAATACGAAAATACCCGATGCCATAGCCGATCAAATAAACTATTTTGTGATAACACCGCCGCCACCCAATAAAAAAGTGAAGATCAATTGCGGCGTGATTGGATACAAGGATAAACTGGTTTTGAGTTTTGGCAACATAAGCAATTCAAAGGAGTTTGAACGTCGGTTTCTGCGATTTCTTGTTGAGCAAAATGTGAAGGTTAAAATTTTAAATACATATCATGAACAGCGAGATGAATTACTGTAATAAATGCGGAGTAGAACTGGATGTCAATATGAATTTTTGTCCGTTGTGTGGTTTATCTATTGGAGAAAAATCGGGAGCAGACGAACTTTCCACATCGCAGCAAAAGCTCGAAAAGGATAAGATCATTGATGATTTTGAAAAACTGACCAAAGCGCAGCGGCGTAAATTATTCTGGGAGTTATCAAACATCATTCTCTTCTCTGGAATCTTGGTTACGGTTACGTTGAATCTTTTTTTGAACAAAAGCATTACCTGGTCAAGTTATAGTACTGTGGCCTCTTTGGCGGTACTTGCCAACATCAGTGTCTTTACATTTTGGCGGCATCGAATGCTGATAATAGTGCTTGGAAGTCTTGTTTCAACTTCGCTTCTTCTTATTTTATTGGATTTGTTTAGCACCAATGTTGGTTGGGGAATCAAACTGGGTATTCCCAT is a genomic window containing:
- a CDS encoding zinc ribbon domain-containing protein gives rise to the protein MNSEMNYCNKCGVELDVNMNFCPLCGLSIGEKSGADELSTSQQKLEKDKIIDDFEKLTKAQRRKLFWELSNIILFSGILVTVTLNLFLNKSITWSSYSTVASLAVLANISVFTFWRHRMLIIVLGSLVSTSLLLILLDLFSTNVGWGIKLGIPILLSFYILLLLVIWFIRISKQRGFNILAIIFLAIGLFSICVDGFVSLYFVHQFQIRWSIIVVTSMISISALLFYVHYRLKKGVDLRRFFHI